The Arcanobacterium wilhelmae region TCACGCTGTCGAGATGCGCCCGGGTGGCGGCGCCAAGATCGCCCGCTCGGCTGGCACTTCGGTTCAGCTCGTTGCTAAGGAAGGCAAGCTTGCTCAGCTGCGTATGCCGTCCGGCGAAATCCGCAATGTTGACGCTCGTTGCCGCGCAACGGTTGGCGAAGTCGGCAATGCTGAGCAGTCGAACATCAACTGGGGCAAGGCTGGCCGCATGCGCTGGAAGGGCGTCCGCCCGACCGTCCGTGGTGTTGTGATGAACCCGTTCGACCACCCGCACGGTGGTGGCGAGGGCAAGACCTCCGGTGGCCGTCATCCGGTTACGCCGTGGGGTAAGCCTGAGGGTCGTACCCGTCATGCCAACAAGCACAGCGACAAGCTCATTGTTCGCCGTCGCAAGACCGGTAAGAAGCGCTGATCAGGAGGATATGAGCTATGCCGCGTAGTTTGAAGAAGGGCCCGTTCGTCGACGATCACCTTATGAAGAAGGTTGATGAGCAGAACGAAAAGGGCACCAAGAACGTTATTAAGACCTGGTCGCGTCGTTCGGTTATCACGCCGGACTTCCTTGGCCACACGTTCGCAGTCCATGACGGCCGGAAGCATGTTCCGGTGTTCGTCACCGAGTCCATGGTTGGTCACAAGCTCGGCGAGTTCGCCCCGACGCGTACCTTCAAGGGTCACGTCAAGGACGATCGCAAGGGCCGTCGCCGCTGAGGCAAGAGGAGAGAATTATGGAAGCAAAAGCACAGGCGCGTTACGTGCGTGTGACTCCGCAGAAGTCTC contains the following coding sequences:
- the rpsS gene encoding 30S ribosomal protein S19, with the translated sequence MPRSLKKGPFVDDHLMKKVDEQNEKGTKNVIKTWSRRSVITPDFLGHTFAVHDGRKHVPVFVTESMVGHKLGEFAPTRTFKGHVKDDRKGRRR